DNA sequence from the Methanococcus maripaludis genome:
TCATACGGTGTAGTATCAAGACAGGGTTTGTGCGACCTTGCAATGAGTTTCGATCAGATTGGCCCATTAACCAAAAATGCAGAAGATGCATTAGTTTTAACAAACGCAATAAAAGGAATTGACAGGTCTGACAGCACTTCACTCGAAACACCGAAATTCGAAAAAAAGGATATTTCAAATTACAAAATTGGTGTTGTAAAAGAATTCATGGATGTAACTGACGAAAAAATCAGAAACGAAATTGAAAAAGGAATCGAAGTTTTCAAAGATATGGGCTGTAAAATTGTTGATTTAAGCTACAAATATATTGATTTAGCTCTTCCAACTTACTACCTCATAAACTACGTTGAATTCTTCTCTGCAACAAGAAAATACGACGGAAGAAGATACGGGGAATTCATCGAAGAAGCTTGTGGTGAAGAAGTTTTAAGAAGAATATTAATTGGAAAACACATCAGTGAACAGGAATTCAGTGGAAAATACTACAAAAAAGCACTTCAGGCAAGAAAATCAATGAAAAAAGAAATGCTTGGACTTTTTAATAGTGCTGATTTGATAGTTGGTCCAACTGTACCAAAACTCCCGCACAAACTCGGTGAAGATGTTTCCCCAATGGAAATGTATGCATATGACGTTTTAACAGTTCCAACAAACATTTGCGGAATATGTTCTGGTGTTGTTAGATGCGGAAATATCCAAGGCGTTCCAGTAGGATTACAAATCCAAGGGGCACCTCTTGAAGATGAAAAAGTACTCAGTGCAATGATCGAGTTTGAAAAAAATTATTAACTTATTAAATTATTATTTTTTTATAAATTTCTAGACTATTTTTTACTTTTTTAAATTATCAAAGATAGTATTATCTAAAAAAATTAAATTTACAATATAAAACTCGTTTAAAATTTAAAAAAAGAGAAAAATTTAGATTTCTACGACATCCACGTCTTCTAACGGAATATCTTTTAAAGCTCTTCCAATTGAAGATTTTGCAATCCTGACAGCGTGTTCCGGACTTTCTGCATTAAAAACTTTCATTGAAAGTAAAATACCTACAATTGCTGTTTTTGCAACTACGAGTACACAATCGATTGGTTCGCCACATTTTGGGCAGATTGTTAAACCAACGTCAATATCGACGTAATCTAAGCTTCCTTTGTTTAATAGTTTTCCAATTTGGGATATTGCAACCCCTATTGCATCTTCTACGTCTTCAACATTTTTCGCAATGTATGAAGCCTGTAATGTTACGTGGTAATTTCCCATGTTTTCTCACCGAAATCTCGCTATTTTGCTAATGTAAATCTCACGTCGTCGTCTCCTACATTAAAAATTCCGAGCCTTGCTCCAGCATCAATCCAGCCGTAAGCATAATTCAACGAAGCGAATGCATTTATATAATCTCCTTTATCTATAAATGTTTTTGCATCTTCAAAGTAGCAGTCGATCATTACCAGAAAGTCGGAAGCAACGTCGGATAAAAGACTTTTTTCTGGAGGTAATCCGTTTTTTATAATTGTAATTGCTTCTTTAGTTCTTTCAAAGTAATTTTCTATTTTTTTATCAGTAATAATATTGTCAATTTCTACCATTTAATCACAAAATCAGCATTTTTTTATTTTTCATTTTTATTAACGTTTTAATTTATTTTCACTATTGATTACATTTATAGCTAACTAAAATAATCATAGCACCTATCGAAAATTAAAACGTTAAATAACGTAATATTTTAGCACATTTTCGACAATTTTTTCGACAATAGGTGAATAGTGAAAACATTTATATAATAATAATTGTAACGATTAATCATGATGATTACAAATATGGTTTCATTGCAGAGGTTATTTTGAGGTGAATTGATGAAAGAAGTTAGATTCCACGGAAGAGGGGGACAGGGCGCAGTAACAGCAGCTCAAATTCTTGCTAAGGCTGCATTCTACGATGGTAAGTTCTGCCAAGCTTTTCCATTCTTTGGTGTGGAAAGAAGAGGGGCTCCCGTAATGGCATTTACAAGAATTGACGATGAAAAAATAAGATTAAGAAGCCAGATTTACGAACCAGATTACGTAATTGTACAGGATCCAACATTGATGGATTCAGTAGATGTTACAAGCGGGATCAAAGATGGCGGAATAATTTTGATAAACACGTTAAAAGACATAAAACTCAATGGCTACGACGTTAAAACAATAGATGCTACAGGAATAGCATTAGATGTTCTTGGAGTTCCAATTGTAAATACGACACTTTGTGGAGCTTTTGCCGGGCTTACTGGAGAAGTTACTATCGAATCACTTAAAAAATCGATTTTGGAAACATTTCCAGGTAAATTAGGCCCTAAAAATGCAGATGCAGCTGAAAAAGCGTATAACCTAACAAAAGGTCTGTAATTTAAGGTGAGTACATGGTAAACACAGGAACAATTATTTATGAACCTGGAAGTTCAGCAAAAAATAAAACTGGAAGCTGGAGAGTATTCAAACCAGTTTTAGATCAAGACAAATGCGTAAAATGTGAAAATTGTTACATCTTCTGTCCTGAAGGCTGTATCCAAGAAAAAGATGGAAAATTTGAAATTGACTACGACTACTGTAAAGGATGCCTAATTTGCGAGAAAGAATGTCCTGTAAAAGCGATAAAAGCAGAAAGGGAAGAAAAATAAGACTGATTTAGGAGGATATCATGTGTGAAGTTAAGGTTATCACAGGAACTTCTGCAGCCGCTGAAGCTGCAAAGCTTGCAGATGTAGATGTTATTGCAGCATATCCAATTACCCCCCAAACGACATGTGTAGAAAAGCTTGCAGATTTTGTGGCCAATGGCGAATTAAACGCAGAATACATTAAAGTGGAAAGTGAACATTCTGCAATGAGTGCAAGTATTGGGGCAAGTGCAGCAGGTGCAAGAGCATTTACTGCGACATCATCACAAGGTTTAGCATTAATGCACGAAGTTTTATTTGCCGCAGCAGGAATGAGAGTTCCAGTTGTAATGATGAATGCAAACAGGGCATTATCTGCACCAATTAACATTTGGAATGACCAGCAAGACAGTTTATCTCAAAGAGATACAGGATGGATTCAACTATACGCTGAAGACAACCAGGAAGTTTTAGATTTAGTTATACAGGCATTTAAAATTGCAGAAGATGAAAAAGTTCTTCTTCCAGTTATGGTAAACTTGGATGGTTTTATTTTAACCCACACTGTAGAGCCAGTTACACTTCCAAAACAGGAAAATGTACTCGACTTTATAGGAACTTATGAACCAAAACATGCATATTTGGACCCTAAAAAACCAATGACGCAAGGTGCGCTTGGTGATCCAAACTACTACATGGAAACAAGATATGCAATAGAAACTGCAATGGAAAATGCTAAAAAAGTTATTGCAGACGTTCACGATGCTTTTGCAGAAAAATTCAACCGAGCTTACGGAAACGGGCTTATTGAAAGCTACAATTTAGAAAAAGCAGAAAATGTAATTGTTGCAATGGGTTCAATTTGTGGAACAATTAAAGATATGATCGATCTCAAGAAAAAAGAAGGCGTAGAAATCGGTTTATTAAAAATAAGATGCTACAGACCGCTCCCTATTGAAATGATCAAAGATGCACTCAAAAACGCCAAGAATGTTGCAATTCTCGATAAGAGTATAAGCCTTGGTATGAACAAAGGTGCAATTTATGCAGATGTCGCATCACACTTGAAAGATAAAAAGACTGTAAATTACATTGTAGGTCTTGGTGGAAGGGACATTACTCCTGAAGACATTTTGGGAATTTACGACGATGTAGAAATCTCTGAAGATGGAAAAACAAACTGGATCGGATTGAAGGAAGAATAATTTATTTGGTGATATTATGACTGGAAGCCAATTTCCAAGAGAAGAATTATTTGCTCCAGGACACAGGGGCTGTGCAGGTTGTGGTGCAGCAATTGTTGCAAGACTCGCTTTAAAAGCTGCTGGAAAAAACACGATCGTTGCAAATGCTACAGGATGTCTTGAAGTTATGACAACGCCATACCCTGAAACTGCATGGAGAGTTCCTTGGATTCACGTTGCATTCGAAAACGCTGCAGCAGTAGCAAGTGGTGTCGAGGGAGCTGTAGCTGCCTTAAAGAGAAAACGCGGAAAATACGGTGAAGAAAAAGTAAACGTTATTGCATTTGGTGGTGACGGCGGTACTGCAGATATCGGATTCCAAGCACTAAGTGGTGCAATGGAAAGAGGACACGACATGGTTTATATCATGTACGATAACGAAGCTTACATGAACACCGGAGTTCAAAGAAGTGGTTCAACGCCTTTAATGGCCTCAACAACGACTTCACCTGCCGGAAGCCTTATCCGTGGGGAAACTATGCCTAAAAAGAACATGCCAATGATCATGGCAGCTCATGGAATACCTTATGTTGCAACAGCATCAATAAGTTACCCTGAAGATTTCATGAACAAAGTTAAAAAAGCATGTGAAATAAACGGTCCTGCATTTATTCAAGTAATGCAACCATGTACTACCGGCTGGGGATATCCTGCTGATAAAACAATTGAATTGGGCAGACTTGCAGTAGAAACTGGTGTTTGGCCACTTTTTGAAATTGAAAATGGTGAATTTAAGTTAAACTACAAACCACTTAAAAGAAAACCAATTGAAGAATACTTAAAAGTGCAGAAAAGATACAGACACTTAAATCCCGAAGAGATTTCAGTAATTCAAAAGACCATCGACATGAAATGCGACGAATACGGTCTTTAATTAATATTTTTTAAGGTGCGATCATGAAAAAAGTAATGATGGTTAACGAAGCTTGTGATAACTGCGGGGATTGTGTTAAATCATGTTCTGAAGTTCACGAAGTTAGTGGAATCAGCATTTGGGAGCACGAAGGAAGGTATCTGCCAGTAGTATGCCAGCACTGTACCTCATCACCTTGTATGGATGTATGTCCTGTTTCGGC
Encoded proteins:
- the gatA gene encoding Asp-tRNA(Asn)/Glu-tRNA(Gln) amidotransferase subunit GatA; amino-acid sequence: MITDRVSDYLEKIEKSDVNAFIDVNGEKVLKEAEELEKNDALKNKPLYGKIVAVKSNINVKGYKISCASKTLEKYVGTYDATVVKKLRSQGALIVGMTNMDEFAGGSSGETSCYGPTKNPAAMDRIPGGSSSGSAAAVAADLCDMAIGSDTGGSIRNPASHCGIVGFKPSYGVVSRQGLCDLAMSFDQIGPLTKNAEDALVLTNAIKGIDRSDSTSLETPKFEKKDISNYKIGVVKEFMDVTDEKIRNEIEKGIEVFKDMGCKIVDLSYKYIDLALPTYYLINYVEFFSATRKYDGRRYGEFIEEACGEEVLRRILIGKHISEQEFSGKYYKKALQARKSMKKEMLGLFNSADLIVGPTVPKLPHKLGEDVSPMEMYAYDVLTVPTNICGICSGVVRCGNIQGVPVGLQIQGAPLEDEKVLSAMIEFEKNY
- a CDS encoding DUF555 domain-containing protein, with product MGNYHVTLQASYIAKNVEDVEDAIGVAISQIGKLLNKGSLDYVDIDVGLTICPKCGEPIDCVLVVAKTAIVGILLSMKVFNAESPEHAVRIAKSSIGRALKDIPLEDVDVVEI
- a CDS encoding DUF357 domain-containing protein translates to MVEIDNIITDKKIENYFERTKEAITIIKNGLPPEKSLLSDVASDFLVMIDCYFEDAKTFIDKGDYINAFASLNYAYGWIDAGARLGIFNVGDDDVRFTLAK
- a CDS encoding pyruvate ferredoxin oxidoreductase subunit gamma encodes the protein MKEVRFHGRGGQGAVTAAQILAKAAFYDGKFCQAFPFFGVERRGAPVMAFTRIDDEKIRLRSQIYEPDYVIVQDPTLMDSVDVTSGIKDGGIILINTLKDIKLNGYDVKTIDATGIALDVLGVPIVNTTLCGAFAGLTGEVTIESLKKSILETFPGKLGPKNADAAEKAYNLTKGL
- the porD gene encoding pyruvate synthase subunit PorD; protein product: MVNTGTIIYEPGSSAKNKTGSWRVFKPVLDQDKCVKCENCYIFCPEGCIQEKDGKFEIDYDYCKGCLICEKECPVKAIKAEREEK
- the porA gene encoding pyruvate synthase subunit PorA, which translates into the protein MCEVKVITGTSAAAEAAKLADVDVIAAYPITPQTTCVEKLADFVANGELNAEYIKVESEHSAMSASIGASAAGARAFTATSSQGLALMHEVLFAAAGMRVPVVMMNANRALSAPINIWNDQQDSLSQRDTGWIQLYAEDNQEVLDLVIQAFKIAEDEKVLLPVMVNLDGFILTHTVEPVTLPKQENVLDFIGTYEPKHAYLDPKKPMTQGALGDPNYYMETRYAIETAMENAKKVIADVHDAFAEKFNRAYGNGLIESYNLEKAENVIVAMGSICGTIKDMIDLKKKEGVEIGLLKIRCYRPLPIEMIKDALKNAKNVAILDKSISLGMNKGAIYADVASHLKDKKTVNYIVGLGGRDITPEDILGIYDDVEISEDGKTNWIGLKEE
- the porB gene encoding pyruvate synthase subunit PorB, with translation MTGSQFPREELFAPGHRGCAGCGAAIVARLALKAAGKNTIVANATGCLEVMTTPYPETAWRVPWIHVAFENAAAVASGVEGAVAALKRKRGKYGEEKVNVIAFGGDGGTADIGFQALSGAMERGHDMVYIMYDNEAYMNTGVQRSGSTPLMASTTTSPAGSLIRGETMPKKNMPMIMAAHGIPYVATASISYPEDFMNKVKKACEINGPAFIQVMQPCTTGWGYPADKTIELGRLAVETGVWPLFEIENGEFKLNYKPLKRKPIEEYLKVQKRYRHLNPEEISVIQKTIDMKCDEYGL